GAGCGGCGACACCATTGTCCGCGTCGGGCGCTGGACACGCTTCTTCCTCACCTGGGGCATCCTCTTCGCCGGCTCCCTCGGCATGGTGCGCCTGCCCTCCTGGCGAGGCGTCGTCCTCGGCTTCGGCATCGTGGTGGCCTACTTCCTGGTGGAAAAAGCGCTCTTCATCGGCGCCAACGTCTGGTTGCCTTTCATGCTGCCGGTGACCGCCTTCACCTGGGGGACCGCGGTCTTCCCGGTCTACGGTTTCCGCTGGCGCGCCAAGCGCCACATGGAGGAGATGCGCCTCTTGCGCCGCTTCGACGAGCTCGTGCTCATGAACATTGCCGGTGGCCTCATCGTCGCCGACCGCCACGGCATGGTGCTGCGTCACAACCCGCGCGCCGCCGATCTCCTCGGTCTCCCGGGCGAGTCCCTGCACGGGCGGCACGTGCGTGAACTCTTCGCCGTCAGCCCGGCGATGCTGGAGCTGCTCGGACAGGTCATGCACGGGAGCCACGAGTCGCGGCGCGATGCCGGGACGCTTTCCCACAGCACCCGGGTCGTGGTGCCGTCGCGGGCCGAGGACAACGAGCGCGTCTTCGACCTCGAGGTCGCTCTGTTGGATCCCGAGCTCCTGCGCTCGACGCGTCAATCGGACCTGCCCTGCTACGTTCTCACCTTCGACGACGTCACCGAGCAGGTAGTGCGGGCCCAGGAGGAAGCGCGGCGGGCGCGCCTGGCCGCGGTGGGCGAGATCGCCGCCAAGCTGGGCCACGAGATCCGCAACTCTCTCGGAGGCTTGCGGCTCTATGTGGAGAACATGCGCCATGACCTGCGCGGCGGCGTGATGACGGAGATCATCCCGAAGATGCTGCGGGAGATCGACTTCCTGCACCGGAAGATGGACGAGCTGCGCCAGTTCGGCGCCGACCCGAAGCTGGAGCGGTCGCCCACCGATCTGAAAGAGCTCCTGGACGAGGCCCTCACCTTCGCGCACCAGCGCCTGGGGCAGAAGCACATCCGCGTCGTCCTGGAGTGCGAGCGCCCGCTGCCGCCGCTCCGGGCGGACCGGCGCCAGCTGCGCGAGGCGTTCCAGAACCTGATCAACAACGCCATCGACGCCGCCCCGGAAGGCGGGCGCGTGGCGATCCAGGTGGAGCGGGCACACTGCGGCAACGGCAACCAGTCCGGCGTCTATCGGGTGCACATCGAGGACAATGGACCCGGCATCGCGCCGGAGAACCAGGAGCAGGTGTTCTCGCTCTTCTTCACCACCAAGCCCGACAGCGGCACCGGCCTCGGTCTACCCATCGCCAAGAAGATCGTCGAGAGCCACGGCGGGCGGCTCTCGTTCAGCTGCGGCCCCCAAGGCGGCACGCGCTTCACCGTCAGCCTGCCGGCGGGGGAGCCAGTGGAGGAAACGGCGTGATCGAAACCGAAACCAGGGTGCGCACGCTCGTGGTGGACGACAACCGCACCCATCGCGAGGCCATGCTGATGACGCTGGAGCGTCTCGGCCACGAGGTGCACGAGGCCACCACCGTCGCCGAGGCGCGGGAACGTCTGGCGGAGCAGGCCTTCGATCTGGTGATCGTGGACATGGAGCTGCCGCCGGCCGCAGGCGCCCCGAGCAAGCAAGAGCACGGCCTCGCGGTGATCCAGGATGCCCGTGCCGCCGACCCGGACGCGGCGGTGCTCGCCATCACCGGCTTCGCTTCGGTGGAGAACGCCGTCGAGGCCATGCGCGCCGGTGCCGCCGAGTACATCATCAAGGGAGCGTCGCTGGAGGAGCTGCGGGTGCGGCTGGAGCGCGCTCTCGAGGGGCGCAACCTGCGGCGCGAGAACCGCCGTCTCGCCAACGAGAACCTGCTGCTCCGCAGCCAGCTGCAGCATCGCTACGGGCCCTCCCGCATGGTGGGGAACAGCTCGAAGATGCGCGACCTCTTCAACCGCATCGTGCTGGTGGCGCCGCGGATCCACACCGTTCTCGTGCGCGGCGAGAGCGGCACGGGCAAGGAACTCGTGGCCCGGGCCATCCACTACAACAGCCCGCGGCGCGAGCGACCGCTGTTCACGGTGAACTGCACCGCGCTCTCGCACCAGCTCATCGAGAGCGAGCTCTTCGGCCACCGCAAGGGCTCGTTCACCGGCGCCACGGAGGATCGCAAGGGCCTGTTCGAGGAAGCCCACGGCAGCACGCTCTTCCTGGACGAGATCGGTGATCTGCCCCTGGAGACGCAGCCGAAGTTGCTGCGCGCCATCGAACAGAAGGAGTACAAGCGCATCGGCGAGAACACGCCGCGCAACACCAACGTGCGCATCGTCGCCGCCACCAACCACGACCTGCTGTCGCTGGTGGA
The genomic region above belongs to Candidatus Krumholzibacteriia bacterium and contains:
- a CDS encoding sigma-54 dependent transcriptional regulator; this translates as MIETETRVRTLVVDDNRTHREAMLMTLERLGHEVHEATTVAEARERLAEQAFDLVIVDMELPPAAGAPSKQEHGLAVIQDARAADPDAAVLAITGFASVENAVEAMRAGAAEYIIKGASLEELRVRLERALEGRNLRRENRRLANENLLLRSQLQHRYGPSRMVGNSSKMRDLFNRIVLVAPRIHTVLVRGESGTGKELVARAIHYNSPRRERPLFTVNCTALSHQLIESELFGHRKGSFTGATEDRKGLFEEAHGSTLFLDEIGDLPLETQPKLLRAIEQKEYKRIGENTPRNTNVRIVAATNHDLLSLVEEGRFREDLYARLEVITLTLPPLRERREDIPLLVDHFLDKFCRDAERDCPKISEAALRRLQEYAWPRNVRELENVMTQALLFCEGGELRPEHLHLPAFAAQAATEEWFEQYTQGLSLREAKEKLERDLVKRALGESTGNISRAAEKLGMQRPNLYRKMREFGLRPDAAD
- a CDS encoding ATP-binding protein; its protein translation is MIHRLQYAFCCAVSGLLAGITLLPWGPLEVFELKTLDVRMWVRAFFDEPKPRFMVETLVLDDESLREAQRNGAQAESLSVALSKLVQERAPARGVLGIELPRWHPVATPYFQEVIQAAIRPDTPPHPSSLVVGLHSDDQEELTGYGLAGFEMRPLASPGVGHELHVGLVDCEGDNDGVVRRLPLVLPRDGRLYPTFLLQLVAAHDGVRAEDATLVPGRAVELRRDDGRVVRRIPVDEEARVLVNYRERPPEARLSVRSAVDADGAVGTRVVILGTTARSVATSHNVPLGGRLADIEVTAEALQTILSGDTIVRVGRWTRFFLTWGILFAGSLGMVRLPSWRGVVLGFGIVVAYFLVEKALFIGANVWLPFMLPVTAFTWGTAVFPVYGFRWRAKRHMEEMRLLRRFDELVLMNIAGGLIVADRHGMVLRHNPRAADLLGLPGESLHGRHVRELFAVSPAMLELLGQVMHGSHESRRDAGTLSHSTRVVVPSRAEDNERVFDLEVALLDPELLRSTRQSDLPCYVLTFDDVTEQVVRAQEEARRARLAAVGEIAAKLGHEIRNSLGGLRLYVENMRHDLRGGVMTEIIPKMLREIDFLHRKMDELRQFGADPKLERSPTDLKELLDEALTFAHQRLGQKHIRVVLECERPLPPLRADRRQLREAFQNLINNAIDAAPEGGRVAIQVERAHCGNGNQSGVYRVHIEDNGPGIAPENQEQVFSLFFTTKPDSGTGLGLPIAKKIVESHGGRLSFSCGPQGGTRFTVSLPAGEPVEETA